From the genome of Cervus elaphus chromosome 31, mCerEla1.1, whole genome shotgun sequence:
atcccatggacagaggagcctggtaggctacagcccatggggtcgctaagagtcagacagacttagcggcttcactttcacttttcactttcatgcattggggaaggaaatggcaacccactccagtgttcttgcctggagaatcccagggacaggggtgcctggtgggctgccatctctgggcttgaacagagtcagacacgtcagacacgactgaagaaacttagcagcagcaacagaagcagaagacattaaaaagaggtggcaaaaatacacggaacaatacaaaaaaagatcttcatgacccatataaccatgatggtgtgatcactcacctagagccagacatcctggaatgcgaggttaagtgggccttaggaagcatcactatgaacaaagctagtggaggtgatggaattccacttgagctatttcagatcctaaaagatgatgctctggaagtgatgcactcaatatgccaggaaatatggaaaactcagcagtggccacaggactggaggtcagttttcattccaatcccaaagaaaggcaatccgaaagaatgttcaaactaccacacagttgcactcatctcacatgcaagtaaagtaatgccccaaattctccgtgccaggcttcaacagtatgtgaactgtgaacttgcagatattcaagctggatttagaaaaggcagaggaaccacagatcaagttgccaacatctgctgggtcatcgaaaaagcaagaaatttccagaaaaatatctctttctgttttattgactatgccaaagcctttgactctgtggatcacaaaaaactgtggaaaattctgaaagagatgggaacaccagacatccttacctgcctcctgagaaatgtgtatgcatgtcaagaagtaacagttagaactggacatggagcaacagcttgttccaaattgggaaaggagtaggtcaaggctgtattttgtcaccccacttatttaacctatatgcagaatacatcatgagaaatgccaggctggatgaagtacaagttggaatcaagtttgctgggagaataCCAATAACCTctgatacgcagatgacaccatccttatggcagaaagcaaagaactaaagagcctctcgatgaaaatgaaagaggagagtgaaaaagttggcttaaaacaacgttcagaaaactaagatcatggcacccggtcccatcacttcatggtaaatagatggggaaacagagtttattttggggacctctaaaatcacagcagatggtgactacagccgtgaaattaaaagatgcttgctccttggaaggaaaattatgaccaacctagatagcatattaaaaagcagagacattactttgccaacaaactcCATCTAGTcatagctttggtttttccagtagtcatgtatggatatgagagttggactataaagaaagctgagcacagaagaattgatgcttttgaactgtggtgttggagaagactcttgagagtctcttggactgcaaggagatccaactagtccatcctaaaagaaatcagtcctgaatattcattggaaggattgatactgtatctgaaactccaatactttggccacctgatgtgaagaactaactcatttgaaaagaccctggttctgggaaagagtgaaggtgggagaaggggatgacagaggatgagatggttggatggcatcacctactcaatggacatgagtttgagtaagctctggaagttcgtgatggacagggaagccttgcgtacTGCattccatgggctcgcagagagtcagacatgactgagtgactgaactgaactgaaccttgatTCTAGTTTATGCTTCATCTGGCCTGgcaatttgcatgatgtactttgaatataagttaaataagcagggtgacaatatacagccttgacgtactcctttcctgatttggaaccagtctgttcttccatgtccagttctaactgttgcttcttatcctgcatacagatttctcaggaggcaggtaagatggtctggtattcccgtctcttgaagaattttccatagtttgttgtgatccccacagtcaaacgctttagcatagtcagtgaagcggaaatagagatatttttctggaattctcttactttttctctgGTCCAAccaatgttgacaatttgatctgtggttcctctgacttttctaaatccagcttgaacatctggaagttcttgtttcatgttctgttgaaggctagcctggagaattttaagcattaccttcctagcatgtgagatgagtgcaatggtttTGTATAGTGCTGACTAAAAAGGAGgatatgtctgctttttattgCTCAATCATGTATAATGGAATGAACAGAATTTACAATTTGTGTTACTTGGTATCCCTCTGGATCATCTGGATTAAGctattaaaactcagcatttaaatgACTTAACCCAATAAAGGGTTGTTTCTCGCAGAAATCTGATGCAGAAATCTGATGTTTGATGGTCTTCTATCTTGTAGAAATGCTTTGCCCAGGTTGCCAAGGCAGGGGAGAAGCAAGTTAAAGGATTCATGTAGGTTCTTAACTGACTCAGCCTGGAAGTGACAAATGCCACAATACACTGCTCAGGACTGGAAATGTGATTCTGATCATATAGGTAAAGTGGCTGGGAAAAGTGTGGAAGAGTACACAGATATTTGATGAGTACTAATGATCTCTTCCACACTCTTGATGTTTGATACTTTGAAATTacctatttaaaaattcttggaGGCAATTTTATTTCACTTCAAGTTCTAAACATAAAGATAAAACTTTCCCATTactttctttcaaatatatttaaaacgtGTTGGTTGAGTACACTATCATTTTTAAGAGATCTTTTGAGTTCTCTGTTAAAagcaatgaactttttttttcaatagttgtGAGGTTTTGGTAAATCACTTCACTTCCTATACTTGTATCCCAATTGAAAAATGTGATTTAACACTTGATTCATGGGTATGTTGTGAAAATTAAGTTAGAGATCGCATGTAAACCACTTGACACAGTGCCTAGAAAAAGGTAAGTGTTCAACAAATGTGGATTTTtctacttgttgttgttgttgatattaTAATGGGTCTACCACTGTCAGCAATAATCCTGGATCCTCTGACTCAGTGGTATATCCACCAATATCAGAGATAGTATACTTCACAGAAAAAGTGACATTTAGGCCAAATTCTGGAAATGAAATGCCTTCATCTTCTCTGTGCTCTTATTTTGGTAGTCATGGGGGATTTCAAAGGCCATGCTCTCCCTGGATTCTTCTTCATTACTTTGGGGATTTGGTGGACTACCAAGTGTGTTCTGAAATATGCCTTCAAAAAGCAGAAGCGGACTTCCTACTATGATTCCAAAGCACTATTCTGTCGAATAGATCTGTTGGAGGGAATTGTACTAGCTGGAATGGCTTTAATTGGTGAGTGACCCTTTTCTGTGTTCTGTTTGCTTTCTTGGAGTATTTTCACATGCAAAGAGAAGATTGAATATCAAAACAAGAgattactaaaataaattttttattcaaATACATCTGAATACATATtctaattgtatttcttttttattgcttgATCATGTAGCAATTCAATTCAAGCCTGGTTTtctaacagttcagttcagttgctcagttgtgtctggttaTCCTTAAGTGGGGAGAAGCTGAATTCTAGCATTTTAATCCTGAACCAAGCACAACTCCCGACCCAAAGGCATATTGTGTAAGAAGGAAGTCATCAGATGCTATAGGATTAATCTCACAAATCTAAATCTGAAATTACTCAGGATTTATCTAGTCATTAGATTAAAATAGGAACTTAGCCCATCAGTGGAACTGATCAGGGAACTCAGTGGAACTAAGAACATTAGCTTTGAAGATCTGAGATAGGTGTTTGACAAAATTGGCTATCTTTGACTAAATGGGATTATCCAAACCAGTCTTTGAAGCTCTAAAACTAGTCTAAAGAACCAGTGCTCAGCTGTTAAGTAATGGCCCAGAAAGAAGAATCAGTGCCATAAAAAGACAATATATTGGGCTAAGCTGTAGGCTGATCCTTCTGAATCTTCTGTTTTCAGTGAAGTTGTGGAAAGATGGCTTAAAGTGTGATATATCCCTCTGCAGGCATCCTTGGAGGACAGTTTGTGCCTGGAGGACCACACTTGATCTTATACGACTACAAGAAGGATCAGTGGGTCAGACTCCTAGACTGGCATCATTTTACCATGTACCTCTTCTTTGGGCTGCTGGGTGTGACAAACATCTTATGTTCCACCATCAGGTCACTTCCCGCCTCCTTTAGCAAGTTGATGCTATTAAATGCCTTATTTGTGGAGGGTAAGTATgagtattttcatttatctttcattATTATTGGACATTTGTCTAGCCCTTTACAACAATAAAGGGCACCTTGCCTTTGGTGTCCTGGTACAGCCTTGACCCGTAGGCCAGCTGTTTGGGCCATGGTAAGCTATTGAGGTGTCCTAGACAGGATGCCGAAGATTTCCCTTCCCTACTAACTTATTTAGTAAAACTGGACAAGAACAATCATTCAGgtattttattcaaatttcacaTCTACcttaaagaaccacctgccatgCTTGTTTATCTCAGGTTTATCCTGGAGAtgatcattatttccatttttaacacAACAAATTGAGCTCAGAGTAGTGAAgcattgtttttgctgtttaatcactcagttgtgtccagctcttcgtgatcccatggaatgaaattcatcaggcttctctggccgtgagatttcccaggcaagaatactggagtgggttgccatttccttctctggagttAGTAAAGCATAAATATCCTCCAACAAAGAGACCACTCAAAGCAGAGTAGCTTCCGTACCTATGGAGTAGCCTTTTTAATATTGATATATTGAAACTCCACCATTACATGACAAGCAGAGTCCAAAAAATCCAGTCACATAAAATTGAGGTCCTAACACTTTTTGTTCAGTTGGCCTCCCTGTTACTGCATAAGAAAACACtgataacaaatatttaatgatttgtttccatttatcttatatgtatggagaaggaaatggcaacccattccagtattgttgcctggagaatcccatagaagaggagcctggtgggctacagtccatggggtcacagaagagttggatacgacttagtgactgaaccacaacattTTATATGTAAGGGGTAGATTGGTCATAGAACTAAAAAGCCCCTAATTATCAAGAGGCAGTCATTTCTAATGTCCACCTTGCCTCCTACATCTAAAGATAAGCGGTTTTGCCAAATGCTCTCTGAGAACAAGGGATAGATAAAAGTTGGGCAACAGTCACCAACAGCATGATTCTCATCATCTCAGatgttataatattattttaaacttttaattttatattggcatatagtcaattaacaatgctgtgatagttttaggtggacagcaaagggactcaactaTACATATCTGCATGTGTCCATTCACACCGAAGCTACTCTCCAGATGTTACCATATTTTGAATGAACATCTTTTCCTCCTCATCCAAATGAAAGGGATGAAGTTGAAGCCAGTATCTGTCCATAGGATTAAAAATACAGTTAGATACTACTTCTTGGGAGCTTCCAGGGAACCTTGCCCTACCCATCAAAGTCCACTCTTATgacttttgtttatatttgctgcCTCCAGTAGACTAAATTACTTAAGGAAAGACTTTActtcattcatctgtccatttGCCCTAACTCCTGCTCCCCTGCCTTCATCACGCTTATTATTTAtcctttttcataaaatatgctTTGAAATGTAGTTAGTTGAAAATGTCATGATGTATTGGAGAAGAGACTAAAGACtggggaagggaaaaggagaTTTCAAAGATTACATCCTAAAGAGGTATAATGATGGCTCCAAAAATGCTAGAGATTTCCATTATTATGGGAAGCAGTGGGCACCTCATATTTTGgacaaatgtgtgtgttttatgtaaAGCTGTGTGGAGATAGGGGAGGAACAGTAGTTTCATTGAGAAAGACAAACCATTTTTTTCTGCCTCTGACAGCTTTTGTCTTCTACAATCACACTCATGGCCGGGAAATGCTGGACATCTTTGTGCACAGGCTTCTGGTCTTGGTCATCTGTTTGACAGGCCTGATTGCCTTCATGGAGCTCTTTATACAGGCCAAGATAACCGTGGAACTTCTGCGGACAAGCCTTTTCCTGCTTCAGGGAAGCTGGTTCTGGCAGGTGAGCTGGGGCCTCCAGTCTGTGTGCCTGGTGTCTGCACTGATGACCTTCTCTCTTTGATTGTGGGTGTTGTGCCCTGAAACCCAGAGACCTCCTTCTGACATGCTGCTGGCAGTGAGAATGCAGGCCTTTGAGAGGTGATGCTTAATTGAGGGCCCGGCAGCCCTGGTGGGAATAGTGGCCGAGCagcagggaaggaggtgggaggcgTACACCTTCATCACACACCTGGATATCCATTTTGTAG
Proteins encoded in this window:
- the LOC122687585 gene encoding transmembrane protein 45A-like isoform X4 is translated as MGDFKGHALPGFFFITLGIWWTTKCVLKYAFKKQKRTSYYDSKALFCRIDLLEGIVLAGMALIGILGGQFVPGGPHLILYDYKKDQWVRLLDWHHFTMYLFFGLLGVTNILCSTIRSLPASFSKLMLLNALFVEAFVFYNHTHGREMLDIFVHRLLVLVICLTGLIAFMELFIQAKITVELLRTSLFLLQGSWFWQIGFVLYPFNGGPPWDLMDHNNIMFLTICFCWHYATAIIITGAIYAFVTWLVKSRFMRFCPSEVELLKNAEREQDSEEEM
- the LOC122687585 gene encoding transmembrane protein 45A-like isoform X3 produces the protein MGNAGKVMGDFKGHALPGFFFITLGIWWTTKCVLKYAFKKQKRTSYYDSKALFCRIDLLEGIVLAGMALIGILGGQFVPGGPHLILYDYKKDQWVRLLDWHHFTMYLFFGLLGVTNILCSTIRSLPASFSKLMLLNALFVEAFVFYNHTHGREMLDIFVHRLLVLVICLTGLIAFMELFIQAKITVELLRTSLFLLQGSWFWQIGFVLYPFNGGPPWDLMDHNNIMFLTICFCWHYATAIIITGAIYAFVTWLVKSRFMRFCPSEVELLKNAEREQDSEEEM
- the LOC122687585 gene encoding transmembrane protein 45A-like isoform X1; the encoded protein is MSSSNCCFLSCIQISQEAVMGDFKGHALPGFFFITLGIWWTTKCVLKYAFKKQKRTSYYDSKALFCRIDLLEGIVLAGMALIGILGGQFVPGGPHLILYDYKKDQWVRLLDWHHFTMYLFFGLLGVTNILCSTIRSLPASFSKLMLLNALFVEAFVFYNHTHGREMLDIFVHRLLVLVICLTGLIAFMELFIQAKITVELLRTSLFLLQGSWFWQIGFVLYPFNGGPPWDLMDHNNIMFLTICFCWHYATAIIITGAIYAFVTWLVKSRFMRFCPSEVELLKNAEREQDSEEEM
- the LOC122687585 gene encoding transmembrane protein 45A-like isoform X2; amino-acid sequence: MSLRLSSVMGDFKGHALPGFFFITLGIWWTTKCVLKYAFKKQKRTSYYDSKALFCRIDLLEGIVLAGMALIGILGGQFVPGGPHLILYDYKKDQWVRLLDWHHFTMYLFFGLLGVTNILCSTIRSLPASFSKLMLLNALFVEAFVFYNHTHGREMLDIFVHRLLVLVICLTGLIAFMELFIQAKITVELLRTSLFLLQGSWFWQIGFVLYPFNGGPPWDLMDHNNIMFLTICFCWHYATAIIITGAIYAFVTWLVKSRFMRFCPSEVELLKNAEREQDSEEEM